A region of the Phaseolus vulgaris cultivar G19833 chromosome 11, P. vulgaris v2.0, whole genome shotgun sequence genome:
gctggaaaatatagaggcacttttcttagagttggatcattgttctaagacaagaactcaccaataactagtaccaaatcccaaactcatttggatgaaccaaatattgtcaaattgaatcaacaaagagattaaaactggaattgaccgaacagaattgaacaaatgatcaaatgaaccgaaccaaaacagaaattaaaaacagaaacagaacatagtgctggaaaatagaaaaaccgaaactaaacaactcaagaacacaaggcaacatgaacaattgaagaagaagaaaggaaggagaagagaatgctcatgaagatggaaggaggatggatgatctcgccactagaagtgtggaatgctcctagatgagagtgatgccgccacttgaggactccattgatccatcaagataagactagagaagaaggctccaaaagctctccaaaggtcactcaaaatttgagtagagttttcttagattaattccaatctgaattttacaaggagagcacctctatttatagcctaaggtgctgaaaaataaagctaatagaattcaaaattccctcctaaaactattcaaaaaccggcgcctattccatgcatgaggaaggtgtgactctttccttcactttggcacctcctattctactcctacacctatctactaatacacccccctaaagctcctaactaaagcctaaaagatgctaaaacaaaagaggtttctaatgtttccctctaagcaccttcaactaaagaaattacaaaaagagaaaataaatgtcctctagctcccaaagctttgaacatgcttcttgtaatcctttgaggtggactttgacctccatgggcgtcttctatatgtgcctccacctcctcttgatcttgttgaatggcctccatgtcctcttgggcttgatctccatcataatCAAATTGTGATGAATCCAAAATATCAAAAGAAGACAACATTCACTTGCCCATTTGGATATTCGCTTAACAAAAAATGTCATTTGGGTTATGTAATGCTCCAACAAGTTTCCAAAGGTGTATATTTGCTATATTTGCATATATGATTGAGAAATGCATTGAGGCATTCATGGATGACTTTTTACTGTTTGGGTCTTCTTTTTATTCTTGTCTAGCAAATTTTAACATCGTACTAAAGCAATGTGTTGAGACACATCTTGTGCTGAATTGGGAGAAATATCATTTTATGGTCACAGAAGGAATTGTCTTAAGCCATAAAATTTCTCACAAAGGAATTGAGGTAGATAAAGTGAAAGTTGAAGTCATTGAGAAGCTACCTCCACTTGTCAATATTAAAGGAATCAGAAGTTTCTTAGGGCATGCTagattttacaaaatatttattaaagacTTTTCCAATATTGCAAAGCCTCTGTGCAATCTCCTCATTAAGgatacttattttaattttaataatgattgtttaagttcttttaaaattttgaaagaaaaactcATTTATGCACCTATTATAACTGCTCATGACTGGAAATTCAATTTTGAAATAATGTGTGATGTTAGTGATTATGTAGTAGAATCAGTGTTAGGACAATGGAAAGAAATAATGTTTCAAGTCATACATTATGCAAGCAAGGTTTTAAATGAAACTCAAAGTAATTACACTACAACAGAAAAGGAATTACTTGCTATAGTGTGTgcactttaaattttttatcttatttggtAGGTTCTAAAGTTATTGTTCATGTTgccattaaatatttttggacTAAATCAGATTCTACACCAAGACTTATATGATGGATACTTTTGTTACAGGAATTTGATTTAGAAATTAAAGATAAGAAGGGATGTGAGAACAATCTCAAGTGAGAAGAATCTTGCTTAGGCGAGAtatatctcgcttgagcgagttGAGCATTCAAAATTACGTAATTAAGGGCAACCCAACCCCTGTATGCCTCCAGATGAGTTTGGAGCTTATGTAGCATGGCCTGAGGACTTGTACTATTTTTTCGGGGGGGGCAAATGAAGCAGGACCATCTATAGTCGTAGATAAGGATTTAATACAGAGTTGGATGAGTTACTAACAAGAGATGATTGAGCGTAAAGAAGGACAAAaacatggttttatctttctaattatTTCCTTTCAATTGTTTAAAttgcttatattttttattgttgagttattttcagttttaatttaattgttgagttgttttttagttttatctttttcttaaataatattataaaaattagaatattaatttgaattgtggaaaaagtATTAATCAGactttgtgtttaaatattagaaCAGTGAAATGAATTAGAAACggtttggaaaagaaaatgtggtGAATCCATATTCAAATGTGATTGAGATTTTGATACATGAAATTTAATAGGGTGATTAATTGGAGCAAAGAATGACAAGGAATTAGTTTAATTAAGGCAAGTAAGTGTGTTAATCTTAAACAGTGTGAGAATTTCACtaatgaattgacagttgtggttgcttaaattttattttatattacatcataaaagagctTGAAAATGATTAAGtcatttgtgttaattaggaactCATGGCCAAATAGACAACCTTTATGTAAATTGAATTCATTTTTTGTGATAACCCTTTTGATccaataatttttgttattattattgtaccCTGAACCTTAACtgatatattttcctacctattggcatgtttaaggaaggagaacatagatgcaatttATAGATAGAAAATTGAATGGTTGGTTTTAGtagtttttaaagtttaaataatttagttgGTTGGAAATATGAATAAtctatttctattattgattgagaaaagaaaagagaagaaaagaaaaagttcatgttgaaatcatgaataagtaaaaagaaaatgaggaaaagtgttgaatttaaagaaaatggtgattagATAGCACATATGTATTGCAATaggattgtaggtatgttcttcttctttaaaatgtgcattttgttatatGAAAAACCAATATGTTTTGGAAGCTCAACCTCATTATAACACTGTAAAAGACCTTGatattcatgtttctaatatgattgtgataaaaatatgaaatgaaaagcaattgTGATTTGTTAGGATTTAGTGGAAATaaagagaaacacttacctgtgAAAATATGAGAAGAatttccttgatgaattgtctttttattgttttagtttGATCCTGGAAGTTGATTGTATCTATACCTTGTTATATTGAAGTTGGAAGcacataagtttctaatttaatctattttttagtaaataaaGTTCTTTTGATATTCAAActcaaatatgatttatttatattcatttactttgcttgaggataAACAAGATTCTAGGTTGGGGGgagttgataagtgtcatatttcaataatatttcttattaaatatagacacttatggatttttattgataaaatagttataagtcaaccctaatttagaaatttaaacatttttagatattttgtgattataagatgaatgagaacgatttattcctaaatttgtattaatttcgTAATTATAAGGGAAAATGGAGATAAAAGGGCTAAAGAAGAATGGACAAGATGAAAGGGGAAAGTTGGAACATGGAAACTTGCTCAAAACTCGCCCAAACTCGCCCAAGACTCGCCCAAGACTCGCCCAAGACTCGCCCAAGACTCGCCCAAGACTCGCCCAAGGCTCACTCAAGTGAGTTCACTCCAATAAAGTAGGCTTTTTTCTCGTCAAACTTGCTTAAGCAAGTAAtaactcgcttaagcgagatgtCACTTAGCTCAAGCCCAACTAGTATGTTAAATAGGATGCATGAGGCATAACCCTATacatcattgggagaatagagAGAGAtggaaaaccctagaggaggcagtTGTTAAAAGGAAATATGGAGCGACAAAAGCGATTTCGAACTCCCCACCATTCATTTGAAAGGTATAAGGCACACCATTCGATCCTTTCTAAAGTAGCAGTATTGATGGGTATCTTCCTATGAAGTTTGGTATCTATTCGAACTTTACTTAATGTAAATAGTTGATAAGATTCATGAAACCTGTTGAGTCCATAGGAAGATCTTCTTATTTTGATACtacaattttcttttcattttacaGTTTACATCCAGGCCAAATCCTTTTCTACCTGTGGGAAACCAAGCAATGGCTTCTCCCTGTTTCAATGTTATGGGTCCAATTCTAACTCTTTCATTGTTCTCTCCAGCAAGGGCAACTTAACTAAATTTAGTGTCGGTTTTTGTGGCAATCCCATGGCGAGTTTATGATTCGGATCCATACCCGATGGATCGAGTCCAAGAAAAAATAGTTGAGATAGTTGTGTTAAGTATATGAGAAGAACCATTCGTTGGAGATAAACACTTTGATCAGTCAGTTACCCATAAAATGAACCAACAATTAGGATAAGTATGAATAAGAATGCCTCTAAAAATACGGATACTCTTAATACATCGAAACTCATTGCCCATGGACAAAAGAAAAATCATTCCAACATAAAAAACAATGAGAGCAAACATATAGTAACGGATTCAAAATTGTAACCAAGCCTCTCCTATTGGTTCTACTCTGGATTCATAACTATAAAGTTTTTCAGGTCCCTTGCTAATGGGGGCTAAAATTCCAGAAATTAAAAATGCCAAAATTGGAATCAAACTTGATATTATTAGAAATGcccaaaaaatatcatattcTTCGATTCCAACCCCATTAGCATAGCGTCTCCGATCTGAGATAAGGGATTACTTTGTTAGGTCTTTTCAGTCCGGAGTCGACCGGTAATGGACCTACTTACCTTGTTTGTGGACCAGTTGCAGAGCTAACCCTTGTTCTATTGGTTTGGCAGTTGCTACCAAGACGATTTCTTTGTGCCCATCAAAGGACCTCGAGATGCTAATCCACGAAGCATGATGTGAGAAATTTGAAAGAAATCATATACGAAATGAGGGTGACCCTTGGAAATACATCAGTTTCTTACTCGAGCAAAGGAACTATATCTTGGCAACTTGGACAACTTATAAATAAGTTTGTCCCGCATATCACTAGGAAGATCGAAATCTCTACAAAAGGCTTTATAAAGCTTTCATCTCTATTCATACTTAGCCATGAGCAATTTGCATTTGTTATCTCGTATATTTTGCTTCTCCGAAATCTCTTACTGAGTTTCTCCCTCGTCATTTTGCAAAAAGTCGTTCCACGGTGGTAAAGTGTCATCTTGTGTGTTGGTCAAAGTGACAATAGTCACATTGAACCTTCGAATATGTTtgttttccatgcttgtaattgCCATCATGAGTGGTTAATTCTTCCCTTTGAGATTGGAAGTAATatattcaaactcttatgtatttaagtgatatttatctataatatttagttttttattaatgattagtattatcattttattctcaaagcttaaattattcatgattttgatctttagatttgactagaaagtacttctaagcatctgacctaaatgataatgcttaacatatttgaatgctaagaatagatttgaaaagttaatttatttataacatttgttcgtaatgataaggagtttttataaatatgcgaggaatcgatatttaggagaccCTTTGAATAGTTTTGAATGTGAGAAATTGATATGAATTATTTGTATATGtccatcaatatcaatcaagatTGAATATTATAATCTTTTGAAAAATACAGAAAATtgagaaggatgaaccccaatcccaaGTTTCTCAATTGACTCATACAAATCTTTTACTTTGCTAGATTTACTTTCTTGCAAATTCACAATACACACAAACTTTCCAACAAAATTTTACATATTgtcttatatttagtgaatagtATACTTGAGATTTTATAATTGTTCCTTATaggttcgatatccgtccttaagaacaatttattacttctgacatgCTACACTTGCCATAAAATAGTCATCATGGACTCTTTCTTATATACCTAGAAACCAAAATGTAGTAATATGCAAGAGGGTGTTCATCAAGGAGGGAATATCAAGTGTCGAAGGTCAAATGTTCAAGGTTAGACTGATGGCAAAAGGTTTTACACATGTGGAAGGAGTAAACTATAATGTGATATTCTAACTTATGGTAAAACATTGTTCTTTCGGGATTTTAATATCTATTATTAACCAATTCAATATGATTTGGAACGATTAGACGTAATGATTAACTACATGCAACAGTCTATGGGGTTCGTTTAAGAGGAGGGGAAGGTCTGTCTCTTGAAGAAATAATTGTATTCCGAGTCCAAGGCAATACAGGAGGTTTGATGACTTTCTAGGGTAGACGGAGGTCaagagaatttttttataataattgtgTCAATATACTCAAAAGAGAAGAAGAGGTTGTGTTGTTCTGGCTCTTATATGTAGAAGATATCCTTATAGTCAACCAGTATAAAGATGAATTGGAGGAGATCAAAGGAAAATTAAGCTCAGAGTTTGAAATGAAGCATCTTGGTTCTGTAAGGCATATAGTGGggatgaatatatatatatatatatatatatatggaccAGACGGTTGGGATATTGTGTTTGTCTCAACTAGGGTGAGAACACCTTTATTACACCACACTAAGCTCTCAGTTGTTCATGCTCCAAGTACTACGAAGGAAAGGAGGATGATGAAGAATACCTCGTATGTTAATGGAGTTGGTAGCATGATGCAGATTGGATCTGGCTCATGTTTTTAATGTTGTTAGGAGAAGAAAGTCATCTACTAGGGACTCTAGGGACTGACTAGTAGTGTTAAAACAAATTAGATCATCTAGTACATGTTTGTTGTAACTGGCTTAacagtttttgtttttaataattttttattactctTTATTATAAGGTTTATATATAAAGATTTTTTAGGCTTAAACCAAACACATTGTCTTGTTATTAGACTTTGTATATAGATGtctcattttaataaaaatgttttctcAATCTTGTTCTTGTGTTTCTTACTTCGTTATTATTGAGAACCAATAAAGATCTTGGTTAGTTGACATATATCTCATATTCGGTCCATATTTTATTGAGTCACCGCTAAAGGTCATTTACATTCTAGACATTAACAAACCTTATGAATCCAAACTTTTTCCCATTTCTATTTAGTTTGCATAAAATGAATACTTCATGTACCCTTCTCTATTGTTGAAAAATGTTCTACATTTACTTATCTTCAAAATTGACAAGAGATTAtatgagaagaagaaagagttcCCCCCCCCCTCTCTTCCATGATCCCATTTAGTTTAAAAGATGTGTCTCGAAACAGAACCACACATATTAATCAATACTGGTGATATTTTTCTGCTTctccattttcattttaatattatattattacacTTATGTAATCTGACACATGTTTCTagttttttatgaataaaaaaaagaaatttttgTGATGGGATCAGGTAAGTATGTCATTCACGAATTTTAGCTAAAAGGCTCGTTAAGTAGTTGACGATGTATATTAAATTcgtaaaaaataatcttatatttaaaattatgaatgaaATAACCTCATAAACCAAACCCTTAATTTAAAATCTCTAATATTTACTAATTATTATGTTGGGAACTAAAGAGATGGTCTATATAAAGTATAaagtatttcaaaatattatttatccaTACAAAAAACATagataaatacaaaatatttacaaatataaatttaataaaatgtttATGGTCTTCTAAATGTTCGTGTACCTGTATTTGTATATGCTCATGTACATATTACATTCATAGCACTttacaaaacaaacaatacATACAATgataaactattaaaataattttcaacataagaaaggtatatataaaaaaaaattcaattatcaAACCACAACATTTCAATTTCATTCAATTACTAATATGTAATGAGTATATAAACCACACATAGATCTATACATGGAGGATATTCAACAAGTAGAATATCAATTAATACAACCTAAGTCATGCATTTACGTATGTCACAGTGTGTAAGAACTCTTTCCTTAACTTCTCGCCATATGCTTAGTATTCAAAACATTTGGATAATCAATTATTCCCCTCATACAAGGGTAACCAACatcaatcactacaagaaaaaatggttttaacgagggtttatttttacattaccaAAGGTTAAAACTTCCATTAAGTGGTTTACCCTGGGTTACGATTTCCCTCGCTAAACCATCTCTGGGGAACACGGCTTTCATAACCTCcgtaaaataaaaacacaagcACCCACAATTAATATTGCAAAGAAAGCGCATCAGCCAAAATTCAAACCCAAGTCCTTCCAGTAATCAGAGAAGGATTAACCACTGGACTAGAGAAGTTCTTtagtcatattatcatttttattttacttataattattaacataatttatacatattaatattatattaacattattattaatattattattataattaatattatattcatattataaatattattcatattattaatatttattaatattattcatattattaatatttattaatattattcatattattaatatttattaatattattcatattattaatatttattaatattattcatattattaatatttattaatattattcatattattaatattattactattattattgttaatattattattaatattattataaatattattattaatattattattaatattagtataaatattattattaatattagtataaatattattattaatattattataaatattattattattataaatattattattaatattattataaatattattataaatattattattaatattattattaatattattataaatattattattaatattattataaatattattattaatattattataatgaatagTTTCCAGTGTCGGATTCTTCAAAATTTGATACTGCAAAtgtaaccaaaaaataaattatgatgatGTATATATGTGATAAGTTAATGTCACTTCACAAACaacttatttttacttattgaaattcataaaaacaatctttaagaattgaataataatttcaattaatgaagTGCCTTCTAACTTCAATTAATGAATCAACCTCTAAGACCTAAGTTCAaagcatatttaaatatatataccaGTTTAGGCTAAACtcactaaaaaatttaattatatctatttattaagaattgagaaaatataaaatataaaatattttattgatgttttacaataaacttttgacacttaaaaaaaaattaaaaaactctattattttgatgagattttagaataaatatttagaatttaacgaaggttttaaaataaacctttggaaattaacgaaggttaaaaaaatctttgttattttatggaggttttaaaataaacatttgtaaattaacaaaggttaaaaaaaccttcgttattttgtggaggttttaaaataaacctttggaaattaacgaaggttaaaaaaaccttcgttattttgcggaggttttaaaataaacctttggaaattaataAAGCTTAAAAAAACATCTGTTATTTtactgaggttttagaataaacctttggaatttagctaaggttaaaaaacctccgttattttgttgaggttttagaaaaaacctccattaattaaatcaattcctaaggttatattaacctccactaaataacctctattaaaacctttttttcttgtagtgaattgtGGCTTAAAAACAtttgcataatcgattatgctagTAACACTTGAGCAGAAAACGCATACTACAACAACTTATTAGGTCAATTAATTAATAACCAGTGTAAATAAAaatgcggtggcatttttgtaaatatttgggatatattacaccggttgtaAGGACAAATCGATGTAATATGTTGTtttcaaagttaaaaaaaaagtttttaaaaaacttattttggcACTagacatattacaccggtttcttaagagtttaaaaaaatattataatatgagTTGAGATTATTTTGTTGTTAGTGTGGTGGTGTATTTATAGGTCTTCATAAACATGGACAATTGATATTGATTTTTAATAGCTTTCGTTAtgcataattatatttaatgataataTCATGTAACAAAATCAGAGTATCATGTAACAAAATTTGAGTATcaagaaattatataaataaaaatacataagcatttttgtaaatatttgacATATATTACACCTATTGGTCCTTTCAACTGGTGTAATATGTTCTTTTCagagttaaaaaataaagtttttaaaaacttattttggcGTTAGACATATTACAATGGTTGGTTAATCCAACTAGTGTAATATGTTTATTTACCCTACTTTTTGTCTCGCGCTCTCACTGTTCATTCGTGCTTAAAGTTATTTCTCTCTTGCTTTTGCCTCCATCGCCATTATCGCGCTGCTGCCACCATTCTGATTCACTTTTGCCACCGCTCTGCACTTCTTCCTCCACTGTTGTTGGCACTGCCTCCACTACTGCTAGCACCGCTCACCACCTCCTCCACCATCATTTCTTCATTTCTCTTTTCCTCAGATCTGCATTTTgtgtttcctttttttttctcattttgcTAACTCTTTTTCGATCTCAGGATGGAGCCTATGGACATAGTTGGAAAAGCCAAGGAAGACGCTTTGCTTCCTAAAGGTATCTCGTTATAGGTCTTTCTTTTCTCATATTTGTGATTTTAGATTTAGAGaaatttttatatgttgtttgaaAAATCATCTTTTACTagatcatgttgttttctttgtAAATGATGTGaaatgaaaatatgattttatgtttaatggtaaatgcatttttatttttgttttcatgtaTAGATTTGTGGTTGTTGCAATGTTTGCTTGTGTGTCACTAATGGCATGTATGAGCAACAATAAATGTTGTGttgtattttaataaatttataaaaaaaactccaacatattacaccggttgtaGCCTTAACCATTGTAATATTCTATATATTACACTGGTTGTTTGTCCCCGTCGATATAATATGTCCCTTCTAGAgtacatatttttgaattattttactcaaatttggtatatttttttatcagcaaattcAAATTTTGGTATATATTACACTAGTGATTGACATTTTACATTGCTGAGATCTACACCAATGGTGGAACTAGTGTAAAATATGTCTCATAGAACTAATGTAATATGTGTTTTCTGTACTAGTGTAATAGAATGTTGTCCAAGATTGACaatgttttcaaaatataagcataattaattatgttttgcTCCAACATTAGTTATGGAAAAAAATACTGCAACATCGATCATGTATTATAGAAGAATTAATGTTCAGATAATATATTATGCTGAGAAAAGTACTGCTTAGTTGATTATTGGCTTAGTTCAATATTGAAGGTAATCGATTACACTTACCTCAAAGAACACTCTATGCCCTTCGTTCTTCCTCCACTCCTTTGCTCTCCTCTCAACCAACACAACGCTTATGCTTTACTCTCTCAACGAAAACGGGAATGTCTTGGATGACAACATGTTTAGCATATGCAAATTGCAAGCCACAACTCTACAACGCAAAAGAATAGTGCATAAAAAAAAGACACTTAAGTAATTCGCTCATACCTACGTGACTTTTGCTCAAATCACTGTATTTGACAGAAGACGCTTTCACTCACCTGCTCTTACCTTCAAGAAAATAACCAAGTCACTCGTTCTTCATCATTGACCACAATAAATCAATGAAAACAAGCACATTATTGATCTTTAattggaaaaaaattattattttgatagtAGATTCATTtgtgaaatattattttgtctCCTTgacaaaaaaagtaaaattacagCTTTCTATGTACAAAAGTTTCAAAGTTTCACTCACGTGAAAGTATAAGTCAAAGTTAGACTTTtctaaatgaattttaaaaaaccaTTACACGCTCGCTCTTTAAAAACTACCACTAGTGTactaataaaaacatttaattaaaagATGACGAAATATTTGGGAAATTTAGTGGTACCATACGTGTTTGAATTTGCACCTGCCCTATCTAATCATCAACATGAAATTAACTAGGCTGTTTATTTTAAGTGCTTACAGTTGAACCAgttacaataaataataattaaataacttataGTATTATTAGATAAATGTAATatcaacattttaaaatactaaaagtaaaaataaaaatatcattttatattattttattttcaatatagaAATATA
Encoded here:
- the LOC137832195 gene encoding LOW QUALITY PROTEIN: small ribosomal subunit protein uS14m (The sequence of the model RefSeq protein was modified relative to this genomic sequence to represent the inferred CDS: deleted 2 bases in 1 codon; substituted 3 bases at 3 genomic stop codons), with the protein product MTLYHRGTTFCKMTREKLSKISEKQNIRDNKCKLLMAKYEXRXKLYKAFCRDFDLPSDMRDKLIYKLSKLPRYSSFARVRNXCISKGHPHFVYDFFQISHIMLRGLASRGPLMGTKKSSW